In Candidatus Poribacteria bacterium, the following proteins share a genomic window:
- a CDS encoding DEAD/DEAH box helicase family protein: MALYQDYETKILTENGIDIQNDGTKRDIELYDPDQTLQLPVEPLERIQDFLDDYNYLTGQTFKLRYYQVLALLFTECFFANQQSDGYNENRGQETQRMLAYWMATGSGKTLVMHLNILQYLHHFCKRDNTCLQIFLTTPLANLIKQHERELKPYVDKLNETYNNRIELIINTTQGLLQKEDDYFHLPDEGEIRRLILVDEAHIGLTSQQSGKFRELRRNRLNVGNSFLFEYSATFHNLATELQPEYDSAIIYRYDYARFYNDGYGKDHFFKPIATDAVAADESEKQIKDNLDECLRVMEEKLQVFNSVQKDEQYDDDLTAHRPLMAFMGHTVENPKKEGKDDEVSDIQKVLDYLASLSEAERQKFRSIFGGDIIGPLTVARNPANNSELLLSYGDGEKWGMINVGDATSFYNSIENNRIETRVEAIENPNLHFENLDNETSPINVLIGSRKFAEGWNSYRLSVIDLINLGSAKGNLIIQIFGRGVRLQGKGGNGKRRYIEHNPNYYLLRKKDKQDDIRRLETLTIFSLRRSYLEHFLKEVHAGGIPLLHTFQIEVNPMFFEVDGNTSVHFKDYAYKLPIFKQGDTKGSGIKQVILNGEQIHYSYLDDGTERSGSINNWRKLTLDYRTDKEKNAPNVYENLRENNERYSSYLNRAKLATVIHREAAANHLQLYSKENCEPTIVDFLSLVGEIRYRKQDQDPIAWTDRLNRQIVIDVSRKLQGRINAHINRANYIYEPLNQDDFIYEYTVTKEFKDSQKYDEFLAKIKEAEKENDPSKAARIDPEASIRRELGRLLKPGHRHIYKPLIRPQEEVESEYRDVKVLPDRLNAGERKFVEDLTDYIKVNYRRNERYEFYLMRNAQKIGIYLESDAGSYYPDFVLWVLDKQQDITHILFVDPKGERAIIGGTKGDYKSHPKVKLAQKFEDKTLVTLEKQLEAKEGRTFRLNSFLLLRDSSELGKDQSHEWVQENMLAYNIFRLDWHEKTEDGSTSRLFRGQKSYLDLMFEKAGIR; the protein is encoded by the coding sequence ATGGCACTTTATCAAGATTACGAGACAAAAATCCTAACCGAAAACGGGATTGACATTCAAAATGACGGGACAAAGCGGGACATTGAGTTGTACGACCCGGACCAAACGTTACAACTGCCTGTCGAGCCGTTAGAACGGATTCAGGATTTCTTAGACGATTACAATTATCTGACGGGACAGACCTTTAAACTCCGTTACTATCAGGTGTTGGCTCTACTTTTCACTGAATGCTTTTTTGCCAACCAACAATCGGATGGATATAATGAAAATAGGGGACAAGAGACACAACGGATGCTGGCGTATTGGATGGCGACAGGCAGCGGGAAAACGCTCGTCATGCATCTCAATATCCTCCAATATCTGCATCACTTCTGTAAAAGAGACAATACCTGTCTTCAAATCTTCCTAACGACCCCCTTGGCAAATCTTATCAAACAGCATGAACGTGAATTGAAACCCTACGTTGATAAACTCAATGAAACCTATAATAACCGGATTGAACTCATAATTAACACGACACAAGGGCTTTTGCAGAAAGAAGACGACTATTTCCATTTGCCAGATGAAGGAGAGATTCGCCGGCTCATTTTAGTAGATGAAGCACACATCGGCTTGACAAGCCAGCAATCTGGTAAATTCAGAGAACTTCGGCGGAACCGTCTTAATGTAGGAAATTCTTTCCTATTTGAATATTCCGCCACTTTCCACAACCTCGCTACAGAATTGCAGCCCGAATATGATAGCGCAATCATCTATCGATACGATTATGCTCGCTTCTATAACGATGGATACGGCAAAGACCACTTCTTCAAACCTATAGCAACGGATGCGGTGGCTGCCGACGAATCCGAGAAACAAATTAAAGACAACTTAGACGAATGTCTTCGAGTAATGGAGGAAAAGTTACAGGTCTTTAATAGCGTCCAAAAGGATGAACAATATGACGATGACCTGACTGCACATCGTCCCTTGATGGCGTTTATGGGGCATACGGTCGAAAACCCAAAAAAGGAAGGCAAAGACGATGAAGTCTCTGACATCCAGAAAGTTCTTGATTACCTTGCATCGCTAAGCGAGGCGGAACGCCAAAAATTCCGATCCATTTTTGGCGGTGACATTATCGGTCCCCTGACTGTTGCACGTAATCCAGCCAACAATAGCGAACTACTTCTCTCTTACGGAGATGGGGAAAAATGGGGGATGATTAACGTCGGGGATGCTACGAGTTTTTACAATAGCATTGAAAACAACCGTATTGAAACGCGCGTTGAGGCGATTGAAAATCCAAACCTTCACTTTGAAAATCTTGATAACGAAACCAGCCCGATAAATGTGTTGATTGGGAGTCGCAAGTTTGCAGAAGGTTGGAACTCTTACCGTCTTTCTGTAATTGATCTGATTAACTTGGGAAGTGCCAAGGGTAACTTGATTATACAGATTTTTGGGCGCGGGGTTCGGCTGCAAGGAAAAGGGGGCAATGGAAAACGTCGGTACATTGAACACAATCCTAATTACTATCTTTTACGAAAAAAAGATAAACAGGATGATATTCGGCGGTTGGAAACGTTAACCATTTTTAGTTTACGGCGAAGCTACCTTGAACATTTCCTTAAGGAGGTCCACGCTGGTGGTATTCCACTTCTGCATACTTTTCAGATTGAGGTAAATCCGATGTTTTTTGAAGTAGATGGCAATACATCAGTTCACTTTAAGGATTATGCCTACAAATTACCCATCTTTAAACAGGGTGACACAAAGGGCAGCGGCATCAAGCAGGTTATCCTTAACGGAGAACAAATCCATTATTCTTACCTCGATGATGGGACCGAAAGGTCTGGTAGCATCAATAATTGGCGGAAATTAACGTTAGACTACCGAACAGATAAAGAAAAAAATGCTCCGAATGTTTACGAAAACCTTCGGGAAAATAATGAAAGATATAGTTCCTATCTGAATAGGGCAAAGCTTGCTACTGTTATTCATCGTGAAGCAGCGGCGAATCATCTACAACTTTATAGCAAAGAGAATTGTGAACCTACTATTGTTGATTTCCTATCACTCGTCGGGGAAATTCGTTATCGGAAACAGGATCAAGACCCAATTGCATGGACAGATCGCCTCAATCGGCAAATTGTGATTGATGTCAGTCGTAAATTGCAGGGCCGTATAAACGCTCATATCAATCGGGCAAACTATATCTATGAGCCACTGAATCAGGATGACTTTATCTACGAGTACACAGTAACAAAAGAATTTAAGGATTCTCAGAAATACGATGAGTTTCTTGCGAAAATCAAGGAAGCGGAAAAGGAAAATGACCCATCAAAGGCAGCGCGTATAGACCCAGAAGCATCGATTAGGCGAGAATTGGGACGTTTGTTAAAACCCGGACATCGACATATTTACAAACCGCTTATACGTCCTCAAGAAGAGGTGGAAAGCGAGTACCGCGATGTAAAAGTATTACCGGATAGACTAAACGCTGGAGAACGTAAATTTGTTGAGGACCTCACAGATTATATCAAGGTAAACTATCGGCGGAATGAAAGATACGAATTCTATCTGATGCGGAACGCGCAGAAGATCGGTATCTATCTGGAAAGTGACGCAGGGAGTTATTATCCCGACTTTGTGCTATGGGTACTTGATAAACAGCAGGATATAACGCATATTCTCTTTGTTGATCCAAAAGGGGAACGTGCGATTATTGGCGGAACAAAAGGTGATTATAAGAGCCATCCCAAAGTCAAACTCGCTCAAAAATTTGAGGATAAGACGCTCGTCACACTCGAAAAGCAACTGGAGGCTAAAGAAGGTCGGACATTTCGTCTCAATTCGTTTCTACTACTGAGAGATAGTTCTGAGTTAGGGAAAGACCAATCCCATGAGTGGGTCCAAGAAAATATGCTTGCATATAACATCTTCCGGTTGGACTGGCACGAAAAAACAGAAGATGGCTCCACCAGCCGACTTTTCAGAGGGCAGAAATCGTATCTGGATTTGATGTTTGAGAAAGCCGGAATTCGGTAG
- a CDS encoding site-specific DNA-methyltransferase, whose amino-acid sequence MSESNATNEALNTLREKLRDMFHFAHNDLDFGIFRILKIKRDEVNQFIDEKLPSIVNEALEEVADTLYENQLTEVREYVSEEGGRRQREWLENIKENSQLLIDFLQTEDKEELIAPLETNLDELKSKLAFRVYNHVHSFFEGYYRDGDFGYNDRSTALYKVDYPDEADYNGADTLFHWKCRDSYYVKTATGFNSVPFEIEGKRIEYRLEGRASSSIAQNNNRDDFKHFRFDRIDPPKPDDTEPTWRVILHLAETSTPKVEIYREMSAQIFNETNDVDIYLHESVKRGAGLGKPIFKDLANTYDKVNDGRLQGIKALHINLENYADKLASHPDFKALGKNKAERQAKLKISPKVQRFFTLDKNLNTFFVGMDSDYFIHKDLDRFLKTEQRRYIQNTILGDLDTLLNLSPENPAFAIAKAFRSVSNEVIALLVAVETFQKQLFLMKKKVVSTDYLISVGKISEATKNNTVQREALVSQILENEAQLTDWRETFGIDITEQLPLLEGLYPTLPLDTRYFNETFVDELLALFDDLESQIGGVLLNSENFQALDLLLEKYRGTIRCIHIDPPYNTNTSGFLYKNDYQHSSWLTMMQSRLSLAEQLMASDSCILCHIDENEYENLFQIFSTLPMKNQGTIVWDKRNPVFGTNTIATQHEYVVCYSKGTVKLRAIPTNREAILRKAASLIKQHSGVTEDCRKEFRAWISNKPELSGGERAYSKIDDAGQVFSDVSIGAPALLTDPKFHEPLIHPITRKPCPVPATGWSRTPENMQKFLDEGRIVFGSDETKQPRLKIYLKNYLVGELSSVLPTGERGKMQLDALGLNFPYSHPIDLYEKLVYAVTNDGKGVALDFFAGSGTTGHAVLNLNKTDNGNRKFILVELGDYFDSTLKERIRRVMFSENWKAGKPDGKKKIDGTVGIVKYQRVEQYEDILDNLTTSPPDYDAKTELPVKYLYRPEEQHVRLMMDMRSPFSNRITYGKDSTEGFVDVLETYCYLKGLPIQHRLRFDFGDQTYRVIQSGKRAVVFRNVIEDMDDTPQLLEILADERLPGVTQLDINYDTNQSALLEGSDLRQIHIITTADFDTGAVWDTVET is encoded by the coding sequence ATGTCTGAATCAAACGCAACAAATGAAGCACTTAATACCCTCCGCGAGAAACTCCGTGATATGTTTCACTTCGCCCATAACGACCTCGACTTCGGTATTTTCCGTATTCTTAAAATTAAGCGCGATGAGGTCAATCAATTCATTGACGAAAAGTTGCCCAGCATAGTCAACGAAGCACTTGAGGAAGTTGCCGATACACTTTATGAGAACCAACTTACCGAGGTTAGGGAATATGTCTCTGAGGAAGGCGGACGTAGACAGAGGGAATGGCTTGAGAATATCAAGGAAAATTCCCAGCTGCTGATAGACTTCCTCCAGACTGAAGATAAAGAAGAACTCATTGCTCCATTGGAAACAAACTTAGACGAACTCAAATCTAAACTTGCCTTCCGCGTCTATAACCATGTCCACAGTTTTTTTGAAGGCTACTACCGAGACGGTGACTTCGGCTATAACGATAGAAGTACTGCACTCTATAAGGTGGATTACCCCGACGAAGCAGACTACAACGGAGCAGACACACTTTTCCACTGGAAATGTCGTGATAGTTACTACGTCAAAACAGCAACGGGCTTCAATAGCGTTCCCTTTGAGATTGAAGGGAAACGGATTGAATATCGGTTGGAGGGAAGGGCAAGTTCCAGTATTGCACAGAACAATAACCGCGACGATTTCAAACACTTTCGCTTTGATAGGATTGATCCTCCCAAACCTGACGATACTGAGCCAACATGGCGCGTTATCCTTCACTTGGCAGAGACTTCAACACCAAAAGTTGAGATATACCGTGAAATGAGCGCACAGATTTTTAATGAAACGAACGATGTGGATATTTATCTCCACGAATCTGTCAAGAGAGGTGCGGGACTGGGTAAACCGATCTTTAAGGACCTCGCAAACACTTACGACAAAGTGAACGATGGCAGATTACAAGGCATCAAAGCGTTGCACATCAACTTAGAAAATTATGCCGATAAGTTAGCAAGCCATCCTGACTTTAAAGCACTTGGAAAAAACAAAGCAGAACGGCAGGCAAAACTTAAAATCAGCCCTAAAGTCCAAAGGTTTTTCACGCTCGATAAAAACCTAAATACTTTCTTCGTCGGTATGGATTCCGATTACTTTATCCACAAGGATTTGGATAGATTCCTGAAAACCGAGCAACGCCGTTATATCCAGAATACCATACTTGGTGATTTGGATACGCTTTTGAACCTGAGTCCTGAAAACCCCGCGTTCGCTATAGCAAAAGCATTTCGCAGCGTCAGTAATGAAGTGATTGCACTGCTCGTTGCTGTTGAGACTTTTCAGAAACAACTGTTTCTTATGAAGAAAAAGGTGGTCTCTACGGACTATCTCATCTCTGTAGGTAAAATCTCAGAGGCAACAAAAAATAACACTGTCCAACGCGAGGCACTCGTCTCACAAATTCTGGAAAACGAAGCACAACTCACAGACTGGCGTGAAACCTTCGGCATTGACATTACAGAGCAGCTGCCGTTGCTCGAAGGATTGTATCCGACATTACCGTTAGATACACGATATTTTAATGAAACCTTTGTTGACGAACTTCTTGCACTTTTTGACGATTTAGAATCACAAATTGGTGGTGTGTTACTCAACAGTGAAAACTTTCAAGCGTTAGACCTACTGCTGGAGAAATACCGTGGTACCATAAGATGTATCCACATCGACCCACCCTATAACACGAACACAAGCGGTTTCCTTTACAAAAATGATTATCAGCATTCCAGTTGGTTAACAATGATGCAAAGTCGATTGTCCCTTGCCGAGCAGTTGATGGCATCCGATAGCTGCATTCTCTGCCATATTGATGAAAACGAATATGAAAATCTATTTCAAATATTCAGTACCCTACCCATGAAGAACCAAGGAACTATTGTTTGGGATAAAAGGAACCCTGTCTTCGGAACAAACACGATAGCCACACAGCATGAATATGTTGTATGCTATTCTAAAGGAACTGTAAAACTCAGAGCTATACCCACTAACCGCGAAGCGATTCTTAGAAAGGCTGCCTCATTAATAAAACAGCATAGCGGTGTCACGGAAGATTGCCGCAAAGAATTTAGAGCTTGGATTTCAAACAAGCCTGAGTTGAGTGGTGGAGAGAGGGCTTATTCAAAAATTGACGATGCGGGACAGGTTTTTTCGGATGTTAGTATAGGAGCCCCGGCTTTGCTGACCGACCCTAAATTCCACGAACCATTGATTCATCCAATCACTCGTAAACCTTGTCCTGTTCCAGCGACTGGGTGGAGTAGAACTCCGGAAAACATGCAGAAATTTTTGGATGAAGGTCGCATTGTTTTCGGTTCCGATGAAACCAAACAACCCAGACTCAAAATTTATTTGAAAAACTATCTGGTCGGAGAGTTATCCTCAGTCTTACCTACAGGTGAAAGAGGTAAAATGCAACTGGACGCATTAGGGTTAAATTTCCCATACTCTCATCCTATTGACTTATATGAAAAACTCGTTTATGCAGTTACAAATGATGGTAAAGGAGTCGCGCTTGACTTTTTTGCAGGTAGCGGTACAACAGGACACGCTGTCCTTAATCTCAACAAAACTGATAATGGTAACCGTAAATTTATCCTTGTTGAGTTGGGTGACTACTTTGACAGCACCTTGAAAGAACGGATTCGTCGCGTTATGTTCTCTGAAAATTGGAAAGCTGGTAAACCGGACGGAAAAAAGAAGATTGATGGCACCGTCGGCATCGTCAAGTATCAGAGGGTGGAACAGTATGAAGACATCCTTGACAACCTCACTACTTCGCCTCCAGATTACGACGCTAAAACAGAACTCCCAGTTAAATATCTCTATCGTCCCGAAGAACAGCATGTCCGCCTGATGATGGATATGCGTTCCCCATTTTCCAATCGAATCACTTACGGAAAAGATAGCACAGAAGGTTTTGTAGATGTTTTGGAAACCTATTGCTATCTCAAGGGACTCCCAATTCAGCATCGTCTGCGTTTTGATTTTGGGGACCAAACCTATCGGGTTATTCAAAGTGGTAAGCGAGCAGTTGTATTCCGCAACGTTATTGAGGATATGGATGATACACCACAGTTGTTAGAAATTCTTGCAGATGAACGGTTACCGGGTGTCACGCAGTTAGATATTAACTACGATACAAATCAAAGCGCATTGCTTGAAGGTTCGGACTTACGACAGATTCATATTATCACGACTGCGGATTTTGACACAGGCGCGGTGTGGGATACTGTTGAAACGTAA
- a CDS encoding LamG domain-containing protein, giving the protein MFVFNSVRVTLASFITVFLLIALPTLAEIDPENIMGMWLFDEGKGGVAVDSSDQGNDGEIHGAKWVDGKFGKALELDGVDNWVEVPHSQTVGFKAGVSFTITLHYKGTKVGGALVGKNYEDTSQALPWYLLWDNGTNNKVTLYLRDSASTSFRADGTTVIGDDKWHFIVGRADADTGKSSIWIDGTMEAEADFNEKDGYGTSDGVFHIGRHYERFTAGIIDDVALFNVALSEEDMEAIMNNGVETAAAVDPVNKLATTWSRIKRQ; this is encoded by the coding sequence ATGTTTGTATTTAATAGTGTACGCGTAACGCTCGCAAGTTTTATAACGGTCTTTTTGTTGATAGCACTGCCGACCCTCGCCGAGATTGACCCGGAAAATATTATGGGGATGTGGCTTTTTGACGAGGGGAAAGGCGGCGTTGCCGTCGATTCGTCAGATCAAGGAAACGATGGCGAAATTCACGGCGCGAAATGGGTAGACGGAAAATTCGGCAAGGCACTCGAATTGGATGGTGTTGACAATTGGGTTGAGGTGCCGCATTCGCAAACCGTCGGCTTCAAAGCAGGCGTATCATTTACAATCACCCTCCATTACAAAGGCACGAAAGTGGGTGGCGCACTCGTTGGAAAGAACTATGAAGATACATCACAAGCACTCCCCTGGTATTTACTCTGGGACAATGGCACCAACAATAAGGTAACGCTCTATCTGCGTGATAGTGCCTCAACGAGTTTCCGAGCAGATGGCACAACCGTTATTGGCGACGACAAATGGCACTTCATCGTGGGTCGCGCCGATGCCGACACAGGTAAATCCTCAATATGGATAGATGGCACAATGGAAGCCGAAGCAGATTTTAACGAAAAAGACGGTTATGGCACCAGTGATGGCGTGTTCCACATCGGACGGCATTATGAACGGTTTACTGCTGGCATCATTGACGATGTCGCCCTCTTTAACGTCGCTTTATCAGAAGAAGATATGGAAGCCATCATGAACAATGGCGTTGAAACCGCTGCCGCAGTTGACCCTGTAAACAAATTGGCGACGACGTGGAGCAGAATTAAACGCCAATAG
- a CDS encoding carboxypeptidase regulatory-like domain-containing protein, with translation MKQIHVCLALALLLFAGLNCGTENPVEETVDPATVETPTGILRGEVQSIEGVAIQVRLLKDGQLLTQTETEATYELGSLEAGNYTLQISAKGYETTEINVTAIAGQTVSVDKVTLVALATPVSHLRGMLTDVASGAPISDVHLQLTDKTGKTYEALTTAAGVFTFENLPVEQAFTLKIEHADYENTEVAVQPISEAETFELDLKLIPLPEVEELDPGQGLSIGSQAPDFELPDGNGKLHTLGDYIGNTNVMIGFFRGVW, from the coding sequence ATGAAACAGATACACGTATGTCTCGCTTTAGCACTCCTGCTATTCGCGGGATTGAATTGCGGGACAGAAAACCCCGTTGAGGAAACAGTAGACCCCGCCACGGTCGAAACACCGACAGGCATATTACGTGGAGAGGTACAATCCATTGAAGGCGTAGCGATTCAGGTACGTTTACTAAAAGACGGACAACTCTTGACGCAAACTGAGACCGAGGCAACCTACGAACTTGGATCGCTTGAAGCCGGGAATTATACTTTGCAAATATCAGCGAAAGGCTACGAAACCACAGAGATTAATGTCACAGCCATCGCTGGACAAACTGTTTCCGTAGATAAGGTAACACTTGTGGCGTTGGCGACTCCCGTCTCACACCTACGCGGAATGCTAACCGATGTAGCAAGCGGCGCGCCGATCTCCGACGTACATCTCCAACTCACCGATAAAACCGGTAAAACCTACGAAGCACTCACGACAGCAGCGGGCGTTTTTACCTTTGAAAATCTCCCTGTGGAACAAGCCTTCACTTTGAAAATTGAACACGCGGATTACGAAAACACCGAAGTGGCTGTGCAACCGATATCTGAAGCTGAGACGTTTGAACTCGACCTCAAACTCATCCCGCTGCCGGAAGTAGAGGAATTGGATCCCGGTCAAGGTCTGAGCATTGGAAGCCAAGCACCCGATTTTGAATTACCTGATGGCAACGGCAAACTGCACACGCTCGGCGATTATATCGGCAATACAAACGTAATGATCGGCTTCTTCCGCGGTGTCTGGTGA
- a CDS encoding DUF362 domain-containing protein, translated as MKPHDLVIANIIADSQEVKHDRDKLNRREFLRLAAGVGSIGTLSTLPALAQTRSGQLQPENTQTIPLTPVVEAVGKEVWKDDQLDEDAASELVDQAMMKLTGRSSAKEAWRDIVLPDDIVGIKINPLGGPELSTHAIIVDKIVEGLYSAGVLRKQVIIWDRFEEHLLNAGYPIRRDDTEVRTVASDTEGIGYDDEVFYESEKDSITRRENGSTFSRYSRIVTEMVDVLINVPVLKHHEMAGISGCLKNLAFGSVDNTRRFHGKPLYCNPAIGEILEHKVIREKLVLNIVDGLAASFDKGPTYHAESTWKYGTLFVSADPVILDVLVLQTVNQKREEMELDSVSKFSNHISTASALGLGTNTLDQADLQSIEV; from the coding sequence ATGAAACCTCACGATCTCGTTATCGCAAATATCATCGCCGACAGCCAAGAGGTGAAACACGACCGAGACAAACTGAACCGCCGAGAGTTCTTAAGGCTCGCTGCAGGTGTTGGCAGCATTGGTACGCTCAGCACGCTCCCAGCACTTGCCCAGACCCGCAGCGGACAATTACAACCTGAAAACACACAGACAATTCCGCTCACCCCAGTCGTTGAAGCAGTCGGTAAAGAGGTCTGGAAAGACGACCAACTCGATGAAGATGCAGCGAGTGAACTGGTCGATCAGGCGATGATGAAACTCACCGGACGTTCCTCTGCTAAAGAGGCATGGCGGGATATCGTCCTCCCTGATGATATTGTCGGCATAAAAATCAACCCGCTCGGTGGTCCCGAACTTAGCACACACGCCATCATCGTTGACAAAATCGTTGAGGGATTATACAGTGCAGGTGTCCTCCGCAAACAGGTTATCATCTGGGATCGGTTTGAAGAGCACCTCTTGAACGCCGGTTACCCGATCAGACGAGATGATACTGAGGTCCGAACCGTCGCTTCCGACACGGAAGGGATTGGATACGACGATGAGGTGTTCTATGAGAGCGAAAAGGACAGTATCACGCGTCGAGAGAACGGGAGCACTTTTTCTCGATACTCCCGAATCGTCACCGAGATGGTCGATGTGCTGATTAACGTTCCCGTTTTGAAACACCATGAAATGGCAGGAATAAGCGGATGTTTAAAGAATCTGGCGTTCGGGAGTGTTGATAACACACGCAGATTTCACGGTAAACCGCTTTACTGCAATCCAGCGATCGGTGAGATTCTGGAACATAAGGTGATCCGAGAGAAACTGGTTCTCAACATTGTTGACGGCTTAGCCGCATCATTCGACAAAGGACCTACCTATCACGCTGAAAGTACGTGGAAATATGGAACGCTTTTTGTGAGTGCAGATCCTGTCATCCTCGATGTCCTGGTTCTCCAGACCGTTAACCAAAAACGCGAGGAAATGGAGTTAGACTCTGTGTCTAAATTTTCCAATCATATCAGTACAGCAAGCGCGCTCGGTTTAGGTACAAATACACTTGATCAAGCGGATCTTCAGAGCATTGAGGTGTAA
- a CDS encoding Dabb family protein: MVEHIVLLKLKLEVTEAQLETLSDALLGMADEIPGIESITAGTNNSPEGKSQGYTYGFIVRFTDEAARDAYLPHPFHRQIASEHIRPLVEDVLVFDYSVF; the protein is encoded by the coding sequence ATGGTTGAACACATCGTCTTACTGAAACTAAAATTGGAGGTTACCGAAGCGCAGTTGGAGACCTTGTCCGATGCCCTCTTAGGAATGGCTGACGAAATTCCGGGTATTGAATCCATAACTGCTGGCACAAACAACAGTCCTGAAGGGAAAAGTCAAGGGTATACGTACGGTTTTATCGTCCGTTTTACAGACGAAGCGGCACGCGATGCCTATCTACCACATCCTTTTCACCGTCAGATAGCAAGCGAACATATTCGTCCGCTCGTTGAGGATGTTCTCGTTTTCGATTACTCGGTTTTTTAA
- a CDS encoding sulfatase has protein sequence MSWNIVVVVSDTLRTAYLSPYGNDWIHTPNLAQFAEQSVRFTNAHPECLPTIPTRRTLHTGRRAYPFSTYTPVPWDNVYTPGWQPMSADEPAIAESLVRNGYHTGFFADVPHYFVPGMNFTRGFQQWEFVRGQAEDRYRGAAHADPALISRYRGNPERIRAHIVNVQPERPEETWHAARLFRSAIEFVEHNHKNTPFYLYVDSFTPHETWEAPIHYYDLYGKREDREPICLNLPYGSLNDKELEDRLPSVKANYAGLVTLVDTWFGKLVDTIDRLGLRENTLIIFLADHGTNFAENPDKATGKPANFMYPGTMDIPMMVSHPSGVNAGTTCDEFVYTLDVPATVMAASQVEPAGEIQGQNLLSLVEGKNGWESREYLTCRYVNSVWYKDARSWYFSSVDFQDDVRLFDLEADVACQHNIVDQGADRIALAKERILADANGHLPHYKRQGRTDALGRPQFAEA, from the coding sequence ATGAGTTGGAACATAGTAGTGGTTGTTTCGGATACACTGCGAACAGCATATCTCAGTCCTTATGGCAACGATTGGATTCATACACCGAATTTGGCACAGTTTGCCGAACAGAGCGTCAGATTTACAAACGCGCATCCGGAATGTTTACCGACAATCCCGACGCGCCGTACACTACATACCGGTAGACGTGCCTATCCCTTCAGCACTTATACACCCGTGCCGTGGGACAACGTTTATACCCCCGGCTGGCAACCCATGTCTGCTGACGAACCCGCAATCGCTGAATCACTTGTCCGAAACGGGTATCACACCGGCTTCTTTGCCGATGTCCCGCACTATTTCGTGCCGGGTATGAACTTTACGCGAGGCTTCCAGCAGTGGGAATTCGTCCGGGGTCAAGCCGAGGATAGGTATCGGGGCGCTGCACACGCTGATCCCGCGCTCATCTCTCGTTACCGTGGAAATCCAGAACGCATTCGCGCCCATATTGTGAACGTCCAACCCGAACGTCCGGAGGAGACGTGGCACGCCGCGAGGTTATTCCGCTCCGCCATCGAATTCGTCGAACACAACCATAAAAATACGCCATTTTATCTCTATGTCGATAGTTTCACACCGCACGAGACATGGGAAGCACCCATCCACTACTACGATCTCTACGGCAAACGCGAAGATCGCGAGCCTATCTGTCTCAATCTTCCCTACGGTTCACTCAACGATAAGGAACTTGAAGATAGACTCCCAAGCGTTAAAGCCAATTACGCCGGTTTGGTAACGCTCGTGGATACATGGTTCGGAAAATTGGTGGATACCATTGATCGTCTTGGATTGCGCGAGAACACACTCATCATTTTCCTTGCAGACCATGGGACAAACTTTGCAGAGAATCCAGACAAAGCCACAGGAAAACCCGCTAACTTCATGTATCCGGGCACAATGGATATTCCGATGATGGTTAGCCATCCGTCAGGTGTCAATGCCGGTACGACCTGCGATGAATTCGTCTATACGCTCGATGTGCCTGCTACTGTGATGGCAGCCAGCCAAGTTGAACCTGCCGGTGAAATACAAGGGCAGAACCTATTATCACTCGTAGAAGGAAAAAACGGCTGGGAATCTCGTGAGTACCTCACCTGTCGCTATGTCAACTCCGTTTGGTATAAAGACGCGAGGAGCTGGTATTTCTCCAGCGTTGACTTCCAGGACGATGTCCGACTGTTTGACCTTGAGGCAGATGTAGCGTGTCAACACAATATCGTTGACCAAGGTGCTGATCGGATCGCGCTTGCGAAAGAGCGGATTTTAGCCGATGCGAATGGACACTTGCCGCACTACAAACGACAAGGTAGAACGGATGCCCTCGGCAGACCGCAATTCGCAGAGGCGTAA